The sequence below is a genomic window from Bradyrhizobium septentrionale.
CCGCCGCGGCGACGGAGCCTTTTTCGAAGCGAGAGGATGATGACCCAAGCGCAAGAACAAATCAGCGAACAAATCCGCGAGACGCCGCTCGCAACCATCGACCTCCGGCATGAATTCGCCGACCTCGGCATCGGCGACGTGCTCGACCAGCTCGATTCCGAACTGATCGGCCTCAAGCCGGTGAAGACCCGCATCCGTGAGATCGCCTCGCTGCTGCTGGTCGAACGCATCAGGCAGAAGATGGCGCTGGCGACGACATTTCCGACCCTACACATGTCGTTCACCGGCAATCCCGGCACCGGCAAGACAACGGTCGCGCTCAGGATGGCCGGCATCCTGCACAAGCTCGGCTTCGTGCGCCGCGGCCACGTCATCAGCGTCACGCGCGATGACCTTGTCGGACAATATATCGGCCACACCGCGCCGAAGACGAAAGAAATATTGAAGAAGGCGATGGGCGGCGTGCTGTTCATCGACGAGGCCTATTATCTCTATCGCCCCGAGAACGAGCGCGACTACGGCCAGGAGGCGATCGAGATCCTGCTGCAGATCATGGAACAGCAGCGCGAGGATCTGGTGGTGATCCTGGCCGGCTATGGCGACCGCATGGAGAAATTCTTCCAGAGCAATCCGGGCTTCCGCTCCCGTATCGCCCATCACATCGACTTCCCGGACTATTCGGACGGCGAGCTGCTCTGGATCGCCGAGTTGATGTTGCAGCAGCAGAATTATCGCCTTTCTCCGGAAGCACGCGAGGCCTTCATCCGCTACGTCGCCGTGCGCAAGGAACAGCCGCTGTTCTCCAATGCGCGCTCGATCCGCAACGCGCTCGACCGCATCCGGCTGCGCCAAGCCAACCGGATCGTGGCAAAGCTCGACCGTACGCTGACGGCCGACGACGTGATGTCGATCGAGGCCGGCGACGTGCTTGCCAGCCGCGTGTTCAGCAAAGGAGCCGGTGCAGCGGGCGAGGGACGATGAATCAGGCGCTCGCAGTGATCCGAAGGACCGGGATGCGCGACATCATTGCGGGCGCCCGTGCATTGATCTTCGACGTCGATGGCACGCTGGCCGAAACCGAGGAGGTGCACCGTCGCGCCTTCAACGAGGCGTTTGCCGAGGCAGGCCTCGACTGGTTCTGGGATCAGGTCACCTACGCGCGGCTGCTCCGCGTCGCCGGAGGCAAGGAGCGCATCCGCGCGTTCGACCAGCGCAACGCGGTGCCGTCGCTGACATTCGCCGATATCGCGGACCTGCACCGGATCAAGACCGCGTGCTACGCCGCGCTGATAGCGGCGGGCGGCTGCCCGCTGCGGCCGGGCGTGAGAGCATTCCTCGGCGGTGCACGCCGCCGCGGCCAGCGGATGGCGATTGCGACCACGACCTCGCATGGCAATATCGATGCGCTGCTCTCGGTTGCGCTGGGGCTCGACTGGGCCGACCTGTTCGAGGCGATCGTTGCCGGCGATGACGTTCCGCGCAAGAAGCCGGCGCCAGACGTTTATGTCGAGGTCCTAGCCCGGCTTGGACTGGCGCCGTCGGATTGCATCGCCATCGAGGATTCCGGCAACGGCCTCGTTGCCGCGTCGCACGCGGGCATCCCCGTGGTCATCACCCGAAGCGCGTATTTCAGTGACGATGATTTCGCCGAGGCGCTGCTCGTCGTCGACGACCTCTCGGCGATCGACAAGTAAGCTCAGCGCCGTGTCGTTCGGGCGGGTCTGCCCGGTACAGGTCACAAACAATGTGACTAGTCGGCGCATTTCTTCCGTGGAATAGTACCGAAGTACCCCGCAAGAGGGTCGCCCTGCGCTGCCACACCACCTTGAACGCTGGTGGGGGGCGCACACGAATGAGCTTGGGAGACCGCGCCTCATGATGCCTGAATCCACCGTTGCGCCCCCTTCAATTCCTTTGCTCGCAGGCGAGTGAAGCCGGCCGGTGCCGCGTGGACTGGCGATCGACGCGACGCGAGGGATGGTGGTGCCAGTCATGGGCTGCATCGACTTTTTCGCAACAAATCACCCTGACAACGGCGCAGATTCGGCCGTCGCGAGGTGGTATACCATATGCCGTGCTCGTCATGGTTGATACGCCAGCGACCGCAGCGCGGAAACCAATCCAGGAAGAAGGGGAGTGACGCATGTTCAGATTGAAGGTCTCGTTGATCGCGCTGGCGCTGGCAGGTCTCACCGCGGTCGCGCCGGACGCGCGCGCCCAGAGCAAGCCGACCATCGGCATCGCAATGCCGACCAAATCCTCGGCACGCTGGATCGACGACGGCAACAACATGGTCAAGGTGCTGAAGGAACGCGGCTACGGGACCGACCTGCAATATGCCGACGACGACATCCCGAACCAGCTCTCCCAGGTCGAGAACATGGTGACCAAGGGCGCCAAGGTGCTGGTCATCGCGGCGATCGACGGCACCACGCTGTCCGACGTGCTGAAGCAGGCCAAGGCCCAGGGCATCACGGTGATCGCCTATGACCGCCTGATCCGGGACACGCCGAATGTGGACTATTACGCGACCTTCGACAATTTCCAGGTCGGCGTGCTGCAGGCACAGTCGATCGAGAAAGCGCTCGGGCTGAAGGACGGCAAGGGGCCGTTCAACATCGAGCTGTTCGGCGGCTCGCCCGACGACAACAACGCCTACTTCTTCTACGACGGCGCGATGTCGGTGCTGAAGCCCTATATCGACAGCGGCAAGCTCGTGGTCGGCAGCGGCCAGACGGGCATGGGCAAGGTCGCAACCCTGCGCTGGGACGGCGCGACCGCGCAGGCCCGCATGGACAATCTGCTCAGCGCCTTCTACGGCAAGAAGCGCGTCGATGCGGTGCTGTCGCCCTATGACGGCCTGTCGATCGGCATCATCTCCTCGCTGAAGGGCGTCGGCTACGGCAGCAAGGACCAGCCGATGCCGTTCGTCAGCGGCCAGGATGCCGAGGTGCCCTCGATCAAGGCGATGCTGCGCGGCGAGCAATACTCGACCATCTTCAAGGACACCCGCGATCTCGCCAAGGTCACGGCCGACATGGTCGATGCCGTGCTGAGCAAGAAGGAGGTCAGCGTCAACGACACCAAGACCTATAACAACGGAGTCAAGGTGGTTCCGTCCTATCTGCTGAAGCCGGTCGTGGTGGATAAGACCAATTGGGAGAAAGTCCTGATTGACAGCGGCTACTACAAGCGCTCGCAATTCGACTAGAGCATGATCCGGAAAAGTGCTTAGCGGTTTTCCGAAAAGATCATGCTCAAACAAGAGGCCAAGCTGGCGGGTGAGCGGCTACCGATAACGCCGAGACCGATCGACGCTGCGGGACACGATCTGATGACGGCGATGCTTGAGATGCGTGACGTCAGCAAGAGCTTTGCCGGCGTGCAGGCATTGCGCGACGTCAACTTCACCGTGGAGGCCGGGCAGATCCATGCCCTGGTCGGCGAGAACGGGGCCGGCAAGTCGACCCTGATGAAGGTGCTGAGCGGGGTCTATCCCGCCGGCAGCTATGAAGGGTCGATCCTGTTCGACGGTGAGGAGCGCCGGTTCCGCGACATCAACGACTCCGAGGCGCTGGGGATCATCATCATCCACCAGGAGCTGGCGCTGATCCCGCTGATGTCGATCGCCGAGAACATCTTCCTGTCGCGCGCGCCGTCGCGGTTCGGGGTGATCGACCGCGATGCGGTGTACCGGCGGACCGCGGAGCTGCTGACCCAGGTCGGCCTGCGGGAATCGCCTGATACTCTGGTCACCGATCTTGGCGTCGGCAAGCAGCAGCTCGTCGAGATCGCCAAGGCGTTGTCGAAGCAGGTGCGCCTGCTGATCCTGGACGAGCCGACCGCGAGCCTCAACGAGGCTGACAGCGCTGCGCTGCTGGACCGGTTGCTGGCATTCCGCGCGCAGGGCATCGCTTCGATCCTGATCTCGCACAAGCTGAACGAGGTCGCGCGCGTCGCCGACCGCATTACGGTGCTGCGCGACGGCCGCACCGTCGACAGCCTCGATTGCCGGATAGAGCAGGTCGACGAGGACCGGATCATCCGCAGCATGGTCAACCGCGATCTCGCGCACCGCTTCCCCGAGCGGAAGGTTGCGATCGGCGATCCCGCGATGACGGTGGAGAACTGGTCGGTGTATCACCCGCTGCACACCGGGAGACAGGTGATCAAGAACGTCGATTTCAAGGTGCGCCGCGGCGAGGTGGTCGGCATCGCCGGCCTGATGGGCGCCGGCCGTACCGAGTTCGCCATGAGCCTGTTCGGCCGGGCCTGGGGCTACAATATCTCCGGCCGGATCAGCCTCGACGGACGCGACGCCAACCTTGCCAGCGTGCCGGCGGCGATCCATGCCGGCCTTGCCTATGTCACCGAGGACCGCAAGCAGCTCGGGTTGCTTCTGGCCGACGACGTCCGCAAGAATGTGACGCTGGCGAGCCTTCGCCAGGTGTCGGATCGTGGCGTGATCGACGATGTGGTCGAGCTGAAGGCCGCGAGCGACTACCGCAACCGGATGCGGATCCGCTGTTCTGACGTCTATCAGGAGGCCGGGCAGCTCTCCGGCGGCAACCAGCAGAAGGTGGTGCTGTCGAAATGGCTGATGACCGATCCGCAGGTGCTGCTGCTGGACGAGCCGACCCGCGGCATCGACGTCGGGGCAAAATACGAGATTTATTGTATCATCAACGAGCTCGCGGAGGCCGGCAAGGGGGTCGTGGTGATCTCGTCGGAGATGCCGGAATTGCTCGGCATCTGCGACCGGATTTGCGTGATGAATGACGGCGCCTTCGTCGGCGAGTTCGCGAAGGACGACGCGACGCAGGAGAAGATCATGCGCGCCATCATGCGCAATGTCAGGATGTCCGGAACCAGTGCCCATGGCGGCGAGGCGCGGGCGGGAGACGGAGCACAATGACCGACAAGACGGTGTCACTTCCCGAGACCCCCAAGCATTCCGGCTTCATCAAGAACAACCTGCGCAATTACGGCATGCTGCTGTCGTTGCTCGCGATCATGCTGTTCTTCGAGATCGTGACCGACGGCACGCTGTTGCAGCCGGTCAATCTCACCAATCTCGTGCTGCAGAACAGCTACATCGTGATCATGGCGCTCGGCATGCTGCTCGTGATCGTCACCGGGCATATCGACCTGTCGGTTGGCTCGGTCGCGGGGTTCGTCGGCGCGGTCGCGGCCGTGCTGATGGTGAGCTACCATGTCGACTACCCGACCGCCTTCATCGTCTGTCTGCTGGTCGGTGCCGCGATCGGCGCGGCGCAGGGCTACTGGGTGGCCTATTTCAAGATTCCGTCCTTCATCGTGACGCTGGCGGGCATGCTGGTGTTCAAGGGCCTTGCGCTCGCGGTGCTGCAGGGGCGGTCGGTCGGGCCGTTTCCGCCGACCTTCCAGAAGCTGTCGTCCGGCTTCATCCCCGAGCTGTTTCCGAGTGCCGGCACGCTCTATCCGACCTCGCTGCTGATCGGCGTCGTGCTGGCGTTCGCGCTGGTATGGGCGAGCGCCAAGAGCCGGACGCGCGAGCAGTCGCACGGCATCGAGGTCGAGCCCTACGCGTTCTTCATTGCCAAGAGCATCGTGCTGGCCGGTGCGGTGCTCTATTTCACCTATCTGCTCGCCTCGTATCGCGGCCTGCCGAACGTGCTCGTCATCATCACGGTGCTGATCGCGCTCTACGGTTTTGTGGCGCGGCGGACGGTGATCGGCCGGCAGATCTATGCCGTCGGCGGCAACGCCAAGGCTGCGTCGCTGTCGGGCGTCAAGACCGAACGGCTGACCTTCTTCACCTTCGTCAACATGGGCGTGCTGGCGGCGCTGGCCGGGCTGGTGTT
It includes:
- the cbbX gene encoding CbbX protein; its protein translation is MTQAQEQISEQIRETPLATIDLRHEFADLGIGDVLDQLDSELIGLKPVKTRIREIASLLLVERIRQKMALATTFPTLHMSFTGNPGTGKTTVALRMAGILHKLGFVRRGHVISVTRDDLVGQYIGHTAPKTKEILKKAMGGVLFIDEAYYLYRPENERDYGQEAIEILLQIMEQQREDLVVILAGYGDRMEKFFQSNPGFRSRIAHHIDFPDYSDGELLWIAELMLQQQNYRLSPEAREAFIRYVAVRKEQPLFSNARSIRNALDRIRLRQANRIVAKLDRTLTADDVMSIEAGDVLASRVFSKGAGAAGEGR
- a CDS encoding HAD family hydrolase yields the protein MRDIIAGARALIFDVDGTLAETEEVHRRAFNEAFAEAGLDWFWDQVTYARLLRVAGGKERIRAFDQRNAVPSLTFADIADLHRIKTACYAALIAAGGCPLRPGVRAFLGGARRRGQRMAIATTTSHGNIDALLSVALGLDWADLFEAIVAGDDVPRKKPAPDVYVEVLARLGLAPSDCIAIEDSGNGLVAASHAGIPVVITRSAYFSDDDFAEALLVVDDLSAIDK
- the chvE gene encoding multiple monosaccharide ABC transporter substrate-binding protein, yielding MFRLKVSLIALALAGLTAVAPDARAQSKPTIGIAMPTKSSARWIDDGNNMVKVLKERGYGTDLQYADDDIPNQLSQVENMVTKGAKVLVIAAIDGTTLSDVLKQAKAQGITVIAYDRLIRDTPNVDYYATFDNFQVGVLQAQSIEKALGLKDGKGPFNIELFGGSPDDNNAYFFYDGAMSVLKPYIDSGKLVVGSGQTGMGKVATLRWDGATAQARMDNLLSAFYGKKRVDAVLSPYDGLSIGIISSLKGVGYGSKDQPMPFVSGQDAEVPSIKAMLRGEQYSTIFKDTRDLAKVTADMVDAVLSKKEVSVNDTKTYNNGVKVVPSYLLKPVVVDKTNWEKVLIDSGYYKRSQFD
- the mmsA gene encoding multiple monosaccharide ABC transporter ATP-binding protein — encoded protein: MTAMLEMRDVSKSFAGVQALRDVNFTVEAGQIHALVGENGAGKSTLMKVLSGVYPAGSYEGSILFDGEERRFRDINDSEALGIIIIHQELALIPLMSIAENIFLSRAPSRFGVIDRDAVYRRTAELLTQVGLRESPDTLVTDLGVGKQQLVEIAKALSKQVRLLILDEPTASLNEADSAALLDRLLAFRAQGIASILISHKLNEVARVADRITVLRDGRTVDSLDCRIEQVDEDRIIRSMVNRDLAHRFPERKVAIGDPAMTVENWSVYHPLHTGRQVIKNVDFKVRRGEVVGIAGLMGAGRTEFAMSLFGRAWGYNISGRISLDGRDANLASVPAAIHAGLAYVTEDRKQLGLLLADDVRKNVTLASLRQVSDRGVIDDVVELKAASDYRNRMRIRCSDVYQEAGQLSGGNQQKVVLSKWLMTDPQVLLLDEPTRGIDVGAKYEIYCIINELAEAGKGVVVISSEMPELLGICDRICVMNDGAFVGEFAKDDATQEKIMRAIMRNVRMSGTSAHGGEARAGDGAQ
- the mmsB gene encoding multiple monosaccharide ABC transporter permease — translated: MTDKTVSLPETPKHSGFIKNNLRNYGMLLSLLAIMLFFEIVTDGTLLQPVNLTNLVLQNSYIVIMALGMLLVIVTGHIDLSVGSVAGFVGAVAAVLMVSYHVDYPTAFIVCLLVGAAIGAAQGYWVAYFKIPSFIVTLAGMLVFKGLALAVLQGRSVGPFPPTFQKLSSGFIPELFPSAGTLYPTSLLIGVVLAFALVWASAKSRTREQSHGIEVEPYAFFIAKSIVLAGAVLYFTYLLASYRGLPNVLVIITVLIALYGFVARRTVIGRQIYAVGGNAKAASLSGVKTERLTFFTFVNMGVLAALAGLVFAARLNTATPKAGLGFELDVIAACFIGGASAYGGVGRVGGAVVGAMIMGVMNNGMSILGIGIDYQQVIKGLVLLGAVCIDVYNQRR